One stretch of Ptiloglossa arizonensis isolate GNS036 chromosome 7, iyPtiAriz1_principal, whole genome shotgun sequence DNA includes these proteins:
- the LOC143149444 gene encoding uncharacterized protein LOC143149444 has protein sequence MRLPILLVALVSSTLAQQRSAERPARTPPAQIKYNDPNGLKVDWKLFAPQNQWRSHLENSQRTQRGQSDLVHPQTLQRQQQSQLLQAQPEYEQVQYKQYSQAQSLADGQQDPNQVQYRGYQQAQSPVETQQDLNQIQYKTYSQSQHSLEAQPDPTQIQYKTYQQPQSQLDTQPDLNQIPLYNTNYAVPQQHEQQQQGNTDFSNYEQLSNNYEQTEQQKSRREYSDGGLQGRIVYKSDYNQPEQTQTPQEYVSVPYERLPSPPSSKLFFNKNMPPEIQELLKYQAQLPYNVIANSIVPKSNTVFVPQLLQENSKSSRPTNKVYYLKNGRYEGEYETTKPVQEYQRH, from the exons ATGAGACTTCCA ATTCTACTTGTCGCTCTCGTTTCGAGTACGCTGGCGCAACAACGAAGCGCGGAGCGTCCTGCCCGAACACCTCCAGCTCAAATTAAGTACAACGATCCGAATG GTTTGAAGGTCGACTGGAAACTCTTTGCTCCCCAGAACCAATGGCGCTCTCACCTGGAAAACTCGCAGCGTACTCAACGAGGCCAGTCTGATCTCGTTCATCCTCAGACGCTGCAGAGGCAGCAGCAGTCTCAGTTGTTGCAAGCACAGCCAGAGTACGAACAGGTACAGTACAAACAGTACTCTCAAGCTCAGTCTCTCGCAGATGGGCAACAGGATCCGAACCAAGTGCAGTACAGAGGATATCAGCAAGCTCAGTCTCCCGTGGAAACACAACAGGACCTCAATCAGATACAATACAAAACGTATTCGCAATCTCAACATTCATTGGAAGCTCAACCAGATCCTACACAGATCCAGTACAAAACGTATCAGCAACCTCAATCACAGTTGGATACGCAACCGGATCTTAACCAGATACCCCTTTACAACACAAATTATGCCGTACCTCAGCAACACGAGCAACAACAACAAGGGAACACCGATTTCTCCAATTACGAACAACTGTCGAACAACTACGAGCAAACGGAACAGCAAAAGTCTAGACGTGAGTACTCCGATGGAGGGCTTCAAGGCAGAATCGTCTACAAAAGCGACTACAACCAACCGGAACAAACACAAACACCGCAGGAGTACGTGTCGGTACCGTACGAAAGATTACCCAGCCCACCAAGTTCGAAACTGTTCTTCAACAAGAACATGCCCCCAGAGATCCAAGAGTTGCTGAAATATCAGGCTCAGTTACCGTACAATGTCATCGCAAACAGCATCGTTCCCAAATCGAATACGGTGTTCGTGCCTCAACTACTGCAAGAAAATTCAAAGAGTTCTCGTCCCACCAACAaggtttattatttaaaaaatggccgATACGAAGGGGAGTACGAGACCACCAAGCCTGTTCAGGAGTATCAGAGGCATTGA